Proteins encoded by one window of Fibrobacter sp.:
- a CDS encoding SAM-dependent DNA methyltransferase, which produces MNTEELKAKTIALIDSLKSTTGAYGLANGGNEYKIITEIFLYKFFNDKFAFEAKNQKTPYKKRLSKAEKWDVEYDSFTDEEVEDLFSYMGGGIPLIKPHQTLSHLYNASTQGDFSALLDSTLVDIATYNQDQFSVVTSGKAKVNIFAAVTPYVTDIGKRDDFAKALVKNIAEFNFEEVFNEKYDFFSGIFEYLIKDYNNAGGGKYAEYFTPRAIAQVMAQLLVDPETEYKGATCYDPSAGTGTLLMALAHQVGEDRCSIYSQDISDKSSEMLRLNLILNNLVGSLPNVVQGNTLLEPAHVEKDGSLKKFDFVVSNPPFKLDFPEYSDTLAADSVRFWAGIPNKVKKVDPNKPKMAIYTCFIQHVINSIKAEGKGAIVIPTGFITSKSGVEKKILEYITDKHIVSGVVSMPSNVFANTGTNVSVLFFDKSPKKDSDKVILIDASKLGEEYKEGNNQKRRLRSEEIEKIVTTFRKKKTVEDFSVAVTYKDIREKGYSLSAGQYFDIKVEYVEITPEEFKAKIKGFAKELETLSKEGVTLDKQIQKQLANLKFVGK; this is translated from the coding sequence ATGAACACCGAAGAACTCAAAGCCAAAACCATAGCCCTTATTGATTCCCTTAAAAGTACGACGGGTGCGTATGGCCTTGCAAATGGCGGCAACGAATACAAGATAATCACGGAGATTTTCCTTTACAAGTTCTTTAACGACAAGTTTGCCTTTGAAGCCAAGAACCAAAAGACTCCTTATAAAAAGCGCTTGAGCAAAGCGGAAAAGTGGGATGTTGAATACGATTCCTTTACCGACGAAGAAGTCGAGGATTTGTTCTCTTATATGGGCGGAGGCATCCCCTTAATCAAGCCGCATCAGACTTTGAGCCATTTATACAATGCTTCGACTCAGGGCGATTTCTCGGCGTTGCTAGATTCCACTTTGGTTGATATCGCGACCTATAACCAGGACCAGTTTTCGGTGGTGACTTCGGGCAAGGCGAAGGTGAATATCTTTGCTGCCGTTACGCCCTATGTCACTGACATTGGTAAGCGCGATGATTTTGCCAAGGCGTTGGTAAAGAACATCGCGGAATTTAACTTTGAAGAAGTTTTTAACGAAAAGTATGACTTTTTCAGCGGCATTTTTGAATACCTGATTAAGGATTACAACAATGCCGGTGGCGGTAAGTATGCGGAATACTTTACTCCCCGAGCAATTGCCCAGGTGATGGCTCAACTTTTGGTGGATCCCGAAACCGAATACAAGGGAGCAACCTGTTACGACCCCAGTGCTGGTACCGGCACGCTCCTTATGGCGCTTGCGCACCAGGTGGGCGAGGACCGCTGCTCCATTTACAGCCAGGATATTTCGGACAAGTCCAGCGAAATGCTGCGACTGAATTTAATCTTGAACAATCTGGTAGGCAGTTTGCCTAATGTGGTGCAGGGGAATACCCTTTTGGAACCCGCCCATGTAGAAAAGGATGGAAGCCTCAAGAAGTTTGACTTTGTGGTAAGTAATCCGCCGTTCAAGCTTGATTTCCCTGAGTATTCCGACACCCTGGCGGCAGACAGTGTCCGCTTTTGGGCGGGAATCCCCAACAAGGTAAAGAAGGTTGACCCCAACAAACCCAAGATGGCCATTTACACCTGCTTTATCCAGCACGTGATTAATTCCATAAAGGCCGAAGGAAAGGGCGCAATCGTTATCCCTACGGGCTTTATTACCAGCAAGTCCGGTGTTGAAAAGAAAATTCTGGAATACATTACCGACAAGCATATCGTTAGTGGCGTGGTCAGCATGCCGAGTAACGTGTTTGCGAATACCGGAACCAACGTTTCTGTGCTGTTCTTCGACAAATCGCCCAAGAAAGATTCCGACAAGGTGATTTTGATTGATGCCAGCAAGCTTGGTGAAGAATACAAGGAAGGCAACAACCAGAAGCGTCGTTTACGCTCCGAAGAAATCGAGAAGATTGTAACCACCTTCCGCAAAAAGAAAACGGTGGAAGATTTCTCTGTTGCCGTGACATACAAGGATATCAGGGAAAAGGGCTACAGTCTGAGCGCAGGCCAATACTTTGATATCAAGGTGGAATACGTAGAGATTACTCCCGAAGAATTCAAGGCCAAGATAAAGGGCTTCGCCAAGGAACTAGAAACCCTTTCCAAAGAAGGTGTCACACTGGATAAGCAAATTCAGAAACAGCTCGCCAATTTGAAATTCGTGGGGAAGTGA
- a CDS encoding type I restriction endonuclease subunit R, whose amino-acid sequence MAGFNECTRVQVPAALHLCRLGYTYFAECGEETPVGRLDKNNNVLTDEFLKALVRLNPEQKLHDLQIFAKFALSKLGSDDLGREFYQVLSSNSGIKLIDFENPENNSWLVTTELPCENQETGDSFRPDITCFVNGLPLAFIEVKKPNNAEGIVAEQSRTNQKRLPNKSFRRFLNITQLMIFSNNQEYDNANRVPVQGAFYACIGKQKAFFNVFREEDEKFGPKYSYQEVSEDTEKLILKHRNCLSLKCHPEYATNCKVTTPTNRILTSLLSKERFLFLLRYGFAYVEKTVEKDDGEKIKTLEKHVMRYQQLFASFAIRKKLDEGVKSGIIWHTQGSGKTALAYYSVKSLTDYFAKKSIPAKFYFIVDRIDLMEQACDEFAARGLVVQTVEDRAQLMADIKNTQLVKSADGRLEITVVNIQKFAEDKAPVDISAGYNTNLQRIFFIDEAHRGYNPEGAFLANLLSADKHAIKLALTGTPLLREERESWRVFGDYIHTYYYDKSIADGYTLKLMREPIETHYKETLQGILDELENNSANQIQVKKSDIDKDKIIEHPKYLNALLDYIIDDFTSFRVECDDKSIGAMIVCKTNDQARKLFELWNERYDFALSVIEKKREEVANMAAEKLMHYNASFFEKPLKASLILHDEGDKKERKEYIVDYKKNMTTDFLIVNKMLLTGFDANRLKKLYLGRKLDGHDLLQALTRVNRPYKDFKYGYVVDFVDIKENFDATNDRYLRELNKTTEDSGLELSADPGQVIIENPEEVKLQIKELTDFLWNFPTENYEEFREVIDGIEDKEPLYHLRKILEDAKGLGNRIRSSGNVELQDKYKNMLPGGIPVLLREVERRIAAINFKEGNDHSEDVSGIINTILDSLDFEFRKGISEELKIIINSLREEAEKVRAEFDANFDKKEDKFVNLIEEFKKYFREHGYIPKDKTEAEGSIFYLKDVMSKIKEINRKNRALKSHYKDDEKFVRIHKRIVEANEVRAQSDKKERPLLAKEEFEIQKSLIEIKDSADDLFEKNPGIVENEDKLRKDILGCVSHKFMDLDLTASLDDRKFISNLISNEYINQYNSYGV is encoded by the coding sequence ATGGCTGGATTTAACGAATGTACTAGAGTTCAGGTCCCGGCGGCACTTCATCTGTGCCGTTTGGGTTACACCTATTTTGCTGAATGCGGCGAAGAAACTCCGGTAGGTAGGCTAGACAAGAACAATAACGTTCTTACCGATGAATTCCTAAAAGCACTTGTTCGTTTAAATCCGGAGCAAAAGCTCCACGACCTTCAAATTTTTGCGAAGTTTGCGTTGAGCAAGCTTGGCAGCGACGATCTTGGTCGTGAATTTTACCAGGTGCTTTCTTCGAATTCTGGAATCAAGCTGATTGATTTCGAAAATCCGGAGAACAATAGCTGGCTCGTGACGACGGAACTTCCTTGCGAGAATCAGGAGACGGGTGATAGTTTCCGCCCAGATATAACGTGTTTTGTGAACGGGTTGCCTTTGGCTTTTATCGAAGTGAAAAAGCCGAATAATGCGGAAGGCATTGTTGCCGAGCAAAGCCGTACTAACCAGAAACGTTTGCCCAACAAAAGTTTTAGGCGTTTTCTGAACATCACCCAGCTGATGATTTTTAGCAACAATCAAGAATACGACAATGCGAATCGTGTTCCTGTCCAGGGTGCGTTCTACGCCTGCATTGGTAAGCAGAAAGCGTTTTTCAATGTGTTCCGCGAAGAAGACGAAAAGTTTGGCCCCAAGTATTCGTATCAAGAGGTTTCGGAAGACACTGAAAAACTGATTCTTAAGCACAGAAATTGCCTTTCCCTCAAGTGCCATCCGGAGTATGCTACGAATTGCAAGGTGACTACTCCCACGAACCGCATTCTGACTTCGTTGCTGAGCAAGGAACGTTTCTTGTTCCTGCTTCGTTATGGTTTTGCCTATGTAGAAAAGACTGTCGAAAAAGACGACGGCGAAAAGATTAAGACGCTTGAAAAACATGTAATGCGTTACCAGCAACTTTTCGCTTCTTTTGCCATCCGTAAAAAATTGGATGAAGGCGTAAAGAGTGGAATCATTTGGCATACGCAGGGCTCCGGCAAGACGGCTTTGGCTTATTACTCCGTAAAGAGCCTCACCGACTATTTTGCGAAGAAGTCTATTCCCGCCAAGTTCTATTTCATCGTGGATAGAATCGACCTGATGGAACAGGCGTGCGACGAGTTTGCCGCTCGTGGACTTGTTGTGCAGACTGTAGAAGACCGCGCACAACTCATGGCAGATATCAAGAATACGCAGCTGGTAAAAAGTGCCGACGGTAGGCTGGAAATCACCGTGGTGAATATCCAGAAATTTGCCGAAGACAAGGCCCCAGTAGATATTTCTGCGGGCTACAACACAAACCTGCAACGAATATTCTTTATTGACGAGGCTCACCGAGGTTACAATCCCGAAGGTGCGTTCCTTGCAAACCTTTTGAGTGCCGACAAACATGCAATAAAGCTCGCCCTTACGGGCACTCCGCTGCTTCGTGAAGAACGTGAATCCTGGCGCGTGTTTGGCGATTACATTCACACCTACTATTACGACAAGTCAATTGCGGACGGTTACACGCTTAAGTTGATGCGTGAACCCATTGAAACCCACTACAAAGAAACTTTGCAGGGGATTCTTGATGAGCTTGAAAACAATTCGGCAAACCAGATTCAAGTCAAAAAGAGCGATATCGATAAGGATAAAATCATTGAGCATCCAAAGTATTTGAACGCCTTGCTGGATTATATCATCGATGATTTTACCTCTTTCCGCGTTGAATGCGACGACAAGTCTATTGGTGCGATGATTGTTTGCAAAACCAACGACCAGGCCCGTAAACTTTTTGAGTTGTGGAACGAACGCTACGATTTTGCATTAAGCGTCATTGAGAAAAAGAGAGAAGAAGTCGCAAACATGGCGGCAGAAAAGCTGATGCATTACAACGCTTCTTTCTTTGAAAAACCGTTGAAGGCGTCCCTGATTCTCCATGACGAAGGAGACAAGAAGGAACGCAAGGAATACATTGTTGACTACAAGAAGAACATGACGACGGACTTTTTGATTGTCAATAAAATGTTGCTTACGGGTTTTGACGCAAACCGCTTGAAAAAGTTGTATCTTGGTCGCAAACTCGATGGTCACGATTTGTTGCAGGCGCTGACTCGTGTCAATCGCCCGTATAAGGATTTCAAATACGGCTACGTGGTGGACTTTGTTGACATCAAGGAAAACTTTGATGCCACCAACGACCGTTACCTGCGGGAACTGAACAAGACTACAGAAGATTCTGGCTTGGAACTTTCCGCTGACCCGGGCCAGGTGATTATTGAAAATCCCGAAGAAGTCAAGCTGCAGATTAAGGAACTGACGGATTTCTTGTGGAATTTCCCTACCGAGAATTACGAAGAATTCCGCGAAGTCATTGATGGAATTGAAGACAAGGAACCTTTGTACCACCTTCGTAAAATTCTTGAAGATGCAAAGGGCCTGGGCAACAGAATCCGTTCCAGCGGGAACGTTGAACTGCAGGACAAGTATAAGAACATGCTGCCCGGTGGCATTCCTGTTTTGCTGCGTGAAGTGGAACGCCGTATTGCTGCTATTAACTTCAAGGAAGGCAACGACCATAGCGAAGATGTGTCGGGCATAATCAATACGATTCTTGATAGTCTGGATTTTGAATTCCGCAAGGGCATTTCAGAAGAACTCAAGATTATCATCAATAGCCTTAGGGAAGAAGCCGAAAAGGTCCGTGCCGAATTTGATGCCAACTTCGATAAGAAAGAAGACAAGTTTGTCAACCTTATTGAAGAATTCAAAAAGTATTTCAGGGAACACGGCTACATTCCTAAAGACAAAACTGAAGCCGAAGGCAGCATTTTCTACTTGAAAGACGTAATGTCTAAAATCAAGGAAATCAATCGCAAGAATCGCGCGCTAAAGTCCCATTACAAGGACGATGAGAAATTTGTCCGCATTCACAAGCGAATTGTAGAAGCAAATGAAGTGCGTGCCCAAAGCGATAAGAAGGAAAGACCCTTGCTTGCTAAGGAAGAATTCGAAATTCAGAAAAGCCTTATCGAAATCAAGGACTCTGCCGACGACCTGTTTGAAAAGAATCCGGGAATTGTGGAAAACGAGGACAAACTCCGTAAGGATATTTTGGGCTGCGTAAGCCACAAGTTCATGGACCTTGATTTGACTGCAAGTCTTGATGACCGCAAATTCATTAGCAACCTGATTTCTAATGAATACATCAATCAGTATAATAGTTATGGAGTGTAA